In one Diabrotica virgifera virgifera chromosome 7, PGI_DIABVI_V3a genomic region, the following are encoded:
- the LOC126887834 gene encoding uncharacterized protein LOC126887834: MNKPKDKNMSKNVNQRMQRIGCNSATSKNSNQLVKKTLVRNTEKPKPVTKVIKNNITPGRSEPSESKSVQVPEPIKKIESFEFPEHYTTLNLFKKIDSITKYRKTKSCSDADYKNLAVDEKVKQVNFPYSQPLYKDLLPLRCDKPRTQPFAASRNPLPQKDKELLLADFVQPRNIPNYYSIPSIDINDKITPCRNTNLRLYKLLQINSS; this comes from the exons ATGAACAAACCTAAAGACAAGAATATGTCGAAAAATGTTAACCAGAGAATGCAACGAATAGGTTGTAACTCAGCAACATCAAAAAATTCCAATCAACTTGTTAAaaaaactcttgtaagaaacacTGAAAAACCTAAACCAGTAACTAAAGTTATCAAAAACAATATCACGCCAGGTCGAAGTGAGCCCTCTGAAAGCAAATCGGTCCAAGTTCCTGAACCAATAAAGAAGATTGAATCATTTGAATTTCCTGAGCATTACACCACCCTGAATCtgttcaaaaaaatcgattccattactAAATATCGGAAAACCAAAAGTTGTTCGGATGCTGATTATAAAAATTTAGCTGTTGATGAAAAG GTAAAACAAGTTAACTTTCCATATAGCCAACCATTATACAAAGACCTACTGCCCTTAAGATGTGATAAACCTCGAACTCAACCATTTGCAGCTTCTAGAAATCCACTACCACAAAAGGACAAAGAATTACTTCTTGCTGATTTTGTTCAACCTAGAAATATTCCAAACTATTATAGTATACCTAGTATAGATATTAATGACAAAATTACTCCTTGTAGAAATACTAATTTAAGATTATATAAACTCTTACAAATTAATTCCagttaa